Proteins found in one Drosophila busckii strain San Diego stock center, stock number 13000-0081.31 chromosome 2R, ASM1175060v1, whole genome shotgun sequence genomic segment:
- the LOC108595465 gene encoding SET domain-containing protein SmydA-8 yields the protein MNACNVCESPTKNKCSNCNQVAYCSVEHQKADWKAHKARCFPFKIAHNELLGRHLVATRNIKPYEIILKEAPLVRGPAQISAPVCMGCLNGIEPNDHIECDKCGWPLCGLECPGLDEHKAECQLTQQRGQKVSVQEFNGPHPLYNCISTVRCLLINETNPANAEKFKQLEALEQTRRGSNQWKADLASIGQFIPKFFRTQKFSEDEIMRAVGALQINGHEVPTSDPPHVAVFYTASFTENSCRPNLAKSFNKNGHCILWAPNEIKKNAHLSICYSDAVWGTADRQRHLMQTKLFKCACERCVDVTEMGTNYSAIKCEDRKCNGLMLPTKADNWNGSWSCCECQKQVQRKYIDGILERAGKDIQHMEKNADNSFKYIKHYEKWLPSQHYHLSEVKLLLVQLIAKDQQELMVVDDEKLNLKLRYARDLIQLYETIAPCEVRMLGTLCFELHSAIAEQTRRISLQTSLSPKEMLEESLLYVDKCVNYLQYESNIFVEGHILKQAKINRDALRMVMRIS from the exons ATGAATGCCTGCAATGTGTGCGAGTCTCCtaccaaaaacaaatgctCCAATTGTAATCAGGTAGCCTATTGCTCTGTGGAGCATCAGAAGGCAGATTGGAAGGCACACAAGGCGCGCTGTTTTCCATTTAAG ATAGCACATAATGAGCTGCTGGGTCGCCATTTGGTTGCCACACGTAATATTAAACCCTATGAGATTATATTGAAAGAGGCACCGCTGGTGCGTGGACCGGCACAAATTAGCGCACCTGTGTGCATGGGTTGTCTGAACGGTATTGAGCCCAACGATCATATTGAATGCGACAAGTGTGGTTGGCCTTTGTGTGGCTTGGAGTGCCCTGGGCTCGATGAGCATAAGGCAGAGTGTCAGCTAACGCAGCAGCGAGGTCAGAAAGTCAGTGTGCAGGAGTTCAATGGACCACATCCTTTGTACAATTGCATTAGTACTGTGCGTTGCTTGCTCATCAATGAAACTAATCCTGCAAATGCGGAGAAGTTTAAGCAGCTTGAGGCCCTGGAGCAAACGCGTCGTGGCTCAAACCAATGGAAGGCAGACCTGGCCAGCATTGGGCAATTTATACccaa ATTCTTTCGCACTCAAAAATTCAGCGAAGATGAAATTATGCGTGCTGTTGGTGCTCTACAAATCAATGGACATGAGGTGCCCACCTCCGATCCGCCGCATGTCGCTGTCTTCTATACGGCTTCCTTCACGGAAAATTCTTGTCGGCCCAATTTAGCTAAGAGCTTCAATAAAAATGGTCACTGCATACTATGGGCTCCAAACGAGATCAAGAAGAACGCACATCTAAGCATTTGTTATTCGGATGCTGTTTGGGGCACCGCGGATCGCCAGCGCCATCTAATGCAAACGAAGCTATTCAAGTGCGCCTGCGAACGTTGCGTGGATGTCACCGAGATGGGCACGAACTATAGCGCCATTAAATGTGAAGATCGCAAATGCAATGGACTGATGTTGCCCACCAAGGCGGACAACTGGAATGGCAGCTGGAG ttgCTGTGAGTGTCAGAAACAAGtacaaagaaaatatatagacGGCATACTTGAGCGTGCTGGCAAGGACATTCAGCATATGGAAAAGAACGCAGATAATAGCTTTAA atatATTAAGCACTATGAGAAATGGCTGCCATCTCAACATTATCATCTCAGCGAAGTAAAACTCTTACTGGTACAGCTCATTGCCAAGGATCAGCAAGAGCTAATGGTTGTCGATGACGAAAAGCTTAACTTAAAGCTAAGGTATGCGCGAGACTTAATACAACTTTACGAAACTATTGCTCCAT GTGAAGTCCGTATGCTAGGCACACTCTGCTTTGAGCTGCATTCTGCCATAGCTGAGCAAACACGTCGCATTAGCTTACAAACAAGCCTGTCGCCCAAGGAAATGCTCGAGGAATCGTTGCTCTACGTGGATAAGTGTGTCAACTACTTGCAATACGAATCAAACATATTTGTAGAAGGACATATACTCAAGCAGGCTAAAATCAATAGAGACGCTTTACGCATGGTTATGAGAATTTCTTAA